In Nomascus leucogenys isolate Asia chromosome 6, Asia_NLE_v1, whole genome shotgun sequence, one DNA window encodes the following:
- the LOC105739874 gene encoding dynamin-1 yields the protein METTQNLVDSYMAIVNKTVWDLMTKEFIFLELLSNMYSRGDQNTMMEELAEQAQWRDQMLRMYHVLKEPLSIIGDINTTTIGTTPGACGQLLPAGAEYPCWTQVPGLAPMAPKPPNPHG from the exons ATGGAAACCACGCAGAACCTGGTGGACTCTTACATGGCCATTGTCAACAAGACCGTGTGGGACCTCATG ACCAAGGAGTTCATCTTCTTGGAGCTGCTCTCCAACATGTACTCACGTGGGGACCAGAACACAATGATGGAGGAGTTGGCAGAGCAGGCACAGTGGCGTGACCAGATGCTGCGCATGTACCACGTGCTGAAGGAGCCACTCAGCATCATCGGCGACATCAACACGACCACCATCGGCACGACCCCAGGGGCCTGTGGACAACTCCTGCCTGCAGGTGCAGAGTATCCTTGCTGGACACAGGTACCAGGGCTGGCCCCCATGGCCCCaaagccccccaacccccatggCTGA